Proteins from one Malassezia vespertilionis chromosome 2, complete sequence genomic window:
- the kri1 gene encoding Kinetochore protein Spc24 (antiSMASH:Cluster_2; COG:J; BUSCO:EOG09262POL; EggNog:ENOG503P00B): MDLLGEDTEVPDTFSINESYAQRYQHNKRRMNLEQLQQKYGENAELEDSDSESDVTEDEEGDQLTPHVDAAILRTLQRIRSKDPNVYKSSEQIYDEEMQKMKHRKLPEPERKSKSKRVTLQDYQRSRMQEAMETEDDPARAFAEATIKEAPQALSKGPTHDDEQEAIRKEFLSAAEDEANTDLFQVRNADADDEKDAYKQTLMNALGESGEDDIRKALGDTISGTGDMGISAENQDFLLNYVLNRGWVDTDTKGNANRRDWEAEAADLDSEASFDSAADAFEEAYNFRFEDPSLMQQNFSVQSFPRQSADSMRRTDDRRKVARQERAVRKKEEKEARMKELDQLKTLKRQSIADKLKQLRDILGDNQMDANAFENIDFEKDFDPDEHDRLMQAQFGDDYYGTGETEKPMFDDIEEIVAETEPEKKSKNEKKRKKRAQENEDDGMDADFIDGQAEGKLSKQDRKRLKKQEKKARSKTEAHDDQAVDIEDMDADKTDATTDEKERNRRAKELMDEYYGLGYEDIIGDVPTRFKYANVPKDTFGLSPVEILLADDKELNNLIGMKRLQPFRRGSSHPSNLKSRLKRFREDLETRTGEARPKPKRIGKKERQKIKAQHTAVGESED; this comes from the coding sequence ATGGATCTGCTGGGGGAAGACACAGAGGTGCCAGACACGTTCTCCATCAATGAATCGTACGCACAGCGGTATCAGCATaacaagcgccgcatgaaTTTAGAACAGTTGCAGCAAAAATATGGCGAGAATGCAGAGCTTGAAGATTCTGACTCGGAATCGGATGTCACTGAAGACGAGGAGGGCGACCAATTGACACCGCATGTTGATGCTGCCATCCTGCGGACTCTACAGCGCATTCGGTCTAAGGACCCTAATGTATACAAATCTTCGGAACAAATATACGACGAAGAGATGCAGAAGATGAAGCATCGCAAGCTTCCCGAACCGGAGCGAAAGAGCAAGTCAAAACGCGTGACGCTGCAAGACTACCAACGCAGTCGTATGCAAGAGGCGATGGAGACGGAAGACGAtcctgcgcgtgcatttgcagAAGCTACTATAAAAGAGGCACCCCAGGCACTCTCAAAGGGGCCGACCCATGACGATGAGCAAGAAGCGATCCGCAAAGAGTTTTTGTCTGCGGCAGAAGATGAGGCGAACACGGACTTGTTCCAAGTCCGCAATGCGGATGCCGATGACGAAAAAGATGCATACAAACAAACGCTAATGAACGCGTTGGGCGAGAGCGGCGAGGATGATATTCGCAAAGCGCTGGGCGATACAATCTCAGGAACGGGAGACATGGGCATTTCTGCCGAAAACCAAGACTTTTTGCTAAACTATGTTCTAAACCGAGGCTGGGTTGATACCGACACAAAAGGAAATGCGAACCGTCGTGATTGGGAAGCGGAAGCTGCAGACTTGGATTCAGAAGCATCGTTCGATTCTGCTGCAGACGCGTTCGAAGAGGCGTACAATTTCCGTTTCGAGGATCCATCCCTAATGCAGCAGAATTTTTCTGTTCAGAGTTTTCCACGCCAGTCGGCCGACTCGATGCGACGCACTGATGACCGTCGCAAAGTAGCGCGCCAAGAACGTGCAGTGCGGAAGAAGGAAGAGAAGGAGGCCAGGATGAAGGAGCTCGACCAGCTGAAGACACTCAAGCGCCAGTCGATTGCCGACAAACTAAAACAATTGCGCGATATATTGGGCGATAATCAGATGGATGCCAACGCTTTTGAAAATATTGACTTTGAAAAGGACTTTGATCCGGACGAGCACGACCGGCTGATGCAAGCACAATTCGGCGATGATTACTATGGCACCGGCGAGACGGAGAAGCCCATGTTTGACGATATTGAAGAAATCGTTGCGGAGACGGAGCCGGAGAAGAAGAGCAAGAATGAAAAGAAGAGGAAAAAGAGGGCACAGGAGAATGAAGACGATGGCATGGACGCCGACTTTATCGACGGTCAAGCGGAGGGGAAACTCTCAAAACAGGACCGTAAGCGGCTGAAGAAGCAAGAAAAGAAGGCGCGTAGCAAGACAGAGGCACATGATGACCAGGCTGTGGATATCGAAGACATGGACGCCGACAAGACTGACGCCACTACGGACGAGAAAGAACGCAACCGTCGTGCAAAGGAACTCATGGATGAGTACTATGGGTTGGGATACGAAGATATTATTGGCGACGTACCGACTCGATTTAAGTATGCGAATGTTCCCAAGGACACGTTCGGCCTCTCACCCGTAGAGATCCTTCTTGCGGACGACAAGGAATTGAACAATCTGATCGGTATGAAACGGCTGCAGCCTTTCCGTCGTGGCTCTTCGCACCCGAGTAATCTCAAAAGTCGCCTGAAACGTTTCCGTGAAGACCTTGAGACGCGCACGGGAGAAGCGAGGCCCAAGCCAAAACGTATTGGGAAAAAAGAGCGTCAGAAGATAAAGGCACAACACACAGCCGTTGGTGAATCCGAAGACTAG